Proteins co-encoded in one Candidatus Poribacteria bacterium genomic window:
- a CDS encoding tetratricopeptide repeat protein: MNATQIHKFLLIVFLASTLLSFVSAEEPIEYYAPENVRKFADFLYEQGDYLRAAGEYQRYLFSLSEELEESEQIRYKIALCYRFAGENEQAIRNFEMLLRSRPQSQFASRAYYQIGATYFLMDQFEQSTQFLREALPHITDAQQHAEAEQLIGLSYLMQKQWSEAGEVFKTLQGSDVIAIREKASVYHGYAEAGTQLPSRSPFLAGVLSTIVPGAGRLYTGRIGDALNSLLTMGIAGWQAYDGFHRDGISSAKGWTLGTLGGIFYVGNIYGSVISARVYNQNVEAEFLATISVELPY, translated from the coding sequence ATGAACGCTACACAAATACACAAATTCCTGCTCATAGTCTTCCTCGCCAGTACGCTTCTATCTTTCGTATCCGCTGAAGAACCCATTGAATACTATGCCCCTGAAAACGTCCGTAAATTCGCCGATTTTTTGTATGAACAAGGCGATTACCTCCGCGCCGCAGGTGAATACCAACGCTATCTTTTTTCTCTTTCTGAGGAATTGGAAGAAAGCGAGCAAATTCGCTATAAGATTGCCCTCTGCTATCGCTTTGCCGGTGAAAATGAACAAGCCATTCGGAATTTTGAGATGCTTTTGCGGTCGCGTCCACAGAGCCAATTTGCAAGCCGTGCCTACTATCAGATTGGTGCTACCTATTTTCTGATGGATCAATTTGAACAATCTACGCAATTTCTACGTGAAGCCCTGCCACACATAACAGATGCACAGCAACACGCCGAAGCCGAGCAACTTATTGGACTCTCGTACCTAATGCAAAAACAGTGGTCTGAAGCGGGTGAGGTCTTCAAAACATTGCAGGGGTCAGATGTAATCGCCATTAGAGAAAAGGCTTCGGTATATCACGGTTACGCAGAGGCAGGAACGCAGCTACCGAGTCGCAGCCCATTTTTAGCGGGGGTCCTCTCTACAATTGTCCCCGGGGCAGGACGACTCTATACTGGACGTATCGGTGATGCTCTGAATTCTCTACTCACTATGGGTATAGCAGGTTGGCAGGCTTACGATGGCTTTCATAGAGATGGAATATCGTCTGCAAAAGGATGGACACTCGGCACGCTCGGTGGCATCTTCTATGTCGGTAACATCTACGGTTCTGTGATTTCTGCGCGCGTTTATAACCAAAATGTAGAAGCTGAGTTCTTGGCAACCATATCTGTGGAATTGCCGTATTAA
- a CDS encoding putative glycoside hydrolase — MKTFRTQYLIALLILGAITVNAENAQRNYPSIFQAWNGTENQKDMDELHRLAQHDLAFAHPYTLLRIAWNISEAQPYSGLATDLNPSQLDTARQRKRKLWDLNPNLLLLVEIRYRDARYVSRENETDVNNWWEVGYFPPDSPYWLKDSEGKPVVGWGEDTNGDEKIDENDAVLGYLIDFTNTDMQNLMVKQAVALDKSDLFDGIMLDWWNEDYATSPIAVDDWSATILTREAESEARLSILRKIRAAVSEDFLILVNANMRQIPKSASYVNGIFMECYKQEYAKGYNLEQMLLMEETLLWAERHLREPQINCLEGWRVVMDYMGDLDTRVKERNSEENQQWMRMITTLSLTHSDGYVLFGDDNAIPVSDHLHNWYNFWDADLGQPIQKKAVQYREVTGIFIREFAKGWAVYNRSGASQTVTFDLPVVSTNTNQHQTSHSISDFDGDIFLKTDID, encoded by the coding sequence GTGAAAACATTTCGGACGCAATATCTTATCGCACTTCTCATTTTAGGTGCAATAACGGTAAATGCTGAAAACGCGCAGCGAAATTACCCTTCCATCTTTCAGGCATGGAACGGCACTGAAAATCAGAAAGATATGGATGAACTTCATCGGCTCGCGCAGCACGACCTCGCTTTTGCGCATCCCTACACGCTGCTCAGGATTGCTTGGAATATATCAGAAGCGCAACCGTATTCAGGGTTGGCAACAGATTTAAATCCAAGTCAATTGGATACAGCTCGTCAAAGAAAACGGAAGTTATGGGATTTAAATCCGAATCTCTTACTGCTTGTTGAAATCCGATACAGGGACGCGAGATATGTATCGCGTGAAAATGAAACAGACGTGAACAACTGGTGGGAGGTCGGTTATTTCCCGCCAGATTCTCCATATTGGCTTAAAGATAGCGAGGGTAAACCCGTCGTCGGCTGGGGTGAAGACACAAATGGCGATGAAAAGATAGACGAAAATGACGCAGTCCTCGGTTACCTCATAGACTTCACAAATACAGATATGCAGAATCTGATGGTCAAGCAAGCCGTTGCCTTGGACAAGTCCGATCTTTTTGACGGAATCATGCTGGATTGGTGGAACGAGGATTATGCGACCAGTCCAATCGCTGTTGATGATTGGTCAGCGACAATTCTCACACGGGAGGCGGAGTCAGAGGCGAGATTGTCCATCTTGCGCAAAATACGGGCAGCGGTCAGTGAAGACTTCTTAATCCTCGTCAATGCAAATATGCGTCAGATTCCAAAGTCCGCATCCTACGTGAACGGCATCTTTATGGAGTGTTACAAGCAGGAATACGCCAAAGGGTATAACCTTGAGCAGATGCTGCTGATGGAGGAGACACTCCTATGGGCAGAACGGCATCTGAGGGAGCCACAAATCAATTGCTTAGAGGGTTGGCGCGTGGTAATGGATTATATGGGGGATCTTGATACAAGAGTTAAGGAGCGGAACAGTGAAGAAAACCAGCAGTGGATGCGTATGATTACCACACTCAGTTTGACCCACTCTGACGGGTATGTGCTTTTTGGTGATGATAATGCTATTCCTGTCTCTGACCATTTGCACAACTGGTACAACTTCTGGGATGCTGACCTTGGACAACCAATTCAAAAGAAAGCAGTTCAGTACCGCGAGGTGACAGGCATCTTCATCCGTGAATTTGCAAAGGGTTGGGCAGTGTACAACCGCAGTGGCGCGTCACAAACTGTCACGTTTGACCTTCCGGTTGTTAGCACCAACACCAACCAACATCAGACGAGTCATTCGATTTCGGATTTCGATGGAGATATTTTTCTCAAAACCGATATAGACTAA
- a CDS encoding LamG domain-containing protein translates to MKNVICTTFCVTLIVLLASGDGLLSLAQDEHTVLLYTFETGAGKTVKDLSGNGNDGELMGPKWGEGNPGGGLVFGGNAPRDFVEIPDSESLDVVEGLTVEMWIYLEAWSTAGGTGATKEKAYKVGPRSNKKALIRMTTDKIAWAPAVVQGKTDVPLRKWVHIAGTYDGKSGEGKVYINGVLDGEGKIGGNITPNDDVLWLGRGAGPFLHGRIDEVRISNIARSQQEIQELMDKGIEGVLAVKPQDKLTLTWGRLKSDFKQ, encoded by the coding sequence ATGAAAAATGTTATATGCACGACGTTTTGCGTAACACTAATTGTTTTGTTGGCCTCTGGAGATGGATTACTCAGTCTCGCGCAAGATGAACACACCGTTTTACTGTATACCTTTGAAACAGGTGCGGGGAAAACTGTTAAAGACCTCTCTGGTAACGGAAATGATGGTGAACTCATGGGACCCAAGTGGGGTGAAGGCAATCCGGGTGGTGGACTCGTCTTCGGAGGAAACGCTCCCAGAGATTTTGTAGAAATCCCCGACAGCGAGAGTTTAGATGTCGTTGAAGGACTGACGGTCGAAATGTGGATTTATCTTGAGGCATGGTCAACTGCTGGCGGTACAGGTGCCACGAAAGAGAAGGCCTACAAAGTGGGACCGCGGAGCAACAAGAAGGCCCTAATTCGGATGACTACAGATAAGATTGCTTGGGCTCCTGCAGTCGTTCAAGGTAAAACAGATGTGCCGTTGCGGAAGTGGGTGCATATCGCTGGCACTTACGACGGAAAATCCGGTGAAGGCAAGGTTTATATCAACGGTGTCTTAGACGGCGAAGGCAAAATCGGTGGCAATATCACCCCGAACGACGATGTTTTGTGGCTCGGACGCGGAGCGGGGCCCTTTCTCCACGGCCGTATAGACGAAGTGCGGATTTCCAATATTGCGCGCTCCCAACAAGAGATTCAAGAGCTCATGGACAAAGGTATTGAAGGTGTACTTGCCGTCAAACCGCAGGATAAGTTAACGCTCACGTGGGGAAGACTGAAGTCAGACTTCAAACAATAG